The following proteins come from a genomic window of Pelagicoccus albus:
- the thrC gene encoding threonine synthase yields MKFVSTRGQTKPHLFSEAVKIGLAPDKGLFVPESMPDLSQEIPTWEGLSYPELCYEFFKHFATDIPADELKSLVEKAYSRFDHKEHAPLVKLSDKLYVQELFHGPTLAFKDFALQLLGCLYERQVAMSGESINVLGATSGDTGAAAISGLLGKKGVNIFILYPDGRVSPLQERQMTCLEEENVFPLCIKGSFDDAQAALKDVFGDKEFSQEVHLSAVNSINLARILAQCVYYIYAYLKLPADRRERATFVVPTGNFGNVLAGWMASRMGMIVDGFRVATNQNDILHRFFDAGDYSLGEVLPSHAPSMDIQVASNFERFLYFSLGGNAEMTREIMESFKKDGSFQVGGMAITEFMTSTRMDDEEIAKTISEVYREYGYTADPHTACGFKDLDKLETAVVLSTAHPAKFPDVVANCTGVEPTHPSLEALKSKEIRKFSVDPDEASIKAFIRSKQ; encoded by the coding sequence GTGAAATTCGTAAGCACCAGAGGTCAGACTAAGCCGCATCTTTTTTCGGAAGCGGTCAAAATCGGGCTTGCCCCGGACAAAGGTTTGTTCGTGCCCGAATCAATGCCGGACCTGAGTCAGGAGATTCCTACCTGGGAGGGACTATCGTATCCGGAACTGTGCTACGAGTTTTTCAAGCATTTCGCCACCGATATTCCAGCGGATGAGCTGAAGTCTTTGGTAGAGAAGGCCTATAGCCGATTTGACCACAAAGAGCACGCACCGTTGGTTAAGCTGAGTGATAAGCTCTATGTGCAGGAGCTGTTTCATGGTCCTACCTTAGCTTTCAAGGATTTTGCACTGCAGTTGCTAGGTTGCCTGTATGAACGTCAGGTCGCCATGAGCGGCGAGAGCATCAATGTGCTTGGAGCCACCTCTGGAGACACCGGTGCAGCTGCGATAAGTGGGTTGCTCGGCAAAAAGGGCGTAAACATTTTCATCTTGTATCCAGATGGCCGTGTTTCGCCTTTGCAGGAGCGGCAGATGACTTGCTTGGAGGAGGAAAACGTATTCCCGCTTTGCATCAAAGGAAGTTTCGACGATGCCCAAGCTGCTCTCAAAGACGTTTTTGGAGACAAGGAGTTTAGTCAGGAAGTTCATCTCTCCGCTGTTAACTCTATCAATCTAGCCCGCATACTGGCCCAGTGCGTGTATTACATTTACGCTTACTTGAAGTTGCCAGCTGACCGACGCGAGCGAGCGACTTTTGTAGTTCCGACCGGCAATTTCGGCAACGTATTGGCAGGCTGGATGGCTTCTCGTATGGGGATGATTGTGGACGGCTTCCGTGTCGCCACGAATCAGAACGATATTTTGCACCGCTTCTTTGATGCGGGAGACTATTCGCTAGGTGAAGTACTCCCCAGCCACGCGCCGTCGATGGACATCCAAGTGGCCTCTAATTTCGAGCGATTCTTGTATTTCTCATTGGGCGGCAATGCCGAAATGACTCGTGAGATCATGGAAAGCTTCAAGAAAGACGGAAGTTTCCAGGTTGGTGGAATGGCGATCACGGAGTTCATGACCAGTACTCGCATGGACGACGAGGAAATCGCCAAGACCATTTCCGAAGTGTATCGCGAATACGGTTACACTGCTGATCCTCATACTGCGTGTGGTTTTAAGGATTTGGATAAACTTGAAACAGCGGTGGTGCTTTCGACTGCTCATCCAGCGAAATTCCCCGACGTGGTGGCAAATTGCACCGGCGTCGAACCGACTCATCCCAGCCTAGAAGCGCTCAAGTCTAAAGAGATTCGGAAGTTCTCCGTGGATCCCGACGAAGCGTCGATCAAGGCATTCATTCGGTCCAAACAATAA
- a CDS encoding aspartate kinase, translating into MARIVKKFGGTSVGDVDRIKNVANIIREDVEKGHQVAVVVSARSGVTNELIARAKAINEQPDEREMDVLLAVGEQETIALTAMALHSLGIEAISMTGAQAGIKTDLAHTRARIVSMNCERIEAALGKGSVVIVAGFQGVNDEGTTTTLGRGGSDLSAIALASGLNADLCQIYTDVDGVYTADPRIVPKASKIQEISYEEMLEMASLGTKVMQARSVEFANKFNVVFEVRSSFDTSIPGTIVKQEVSSMEDVVVRGVALDRNQAKIMVSNIPDKPGSAAQIFEALGKANVCVDMIVQNIGRNGVANLTFTVTRDDSKRSLDAVEKVLNELGGGEVAVFGEVVKLSVVGIGMRSHSGVASKLFASLADVKSNIQIISTSEIKISVVIDEEGAEEAVRAVHTAFGLDKAEA; encoded by the coding sequence ATGGCTCGGATAGTAAAGAAATTTGGCGGGACCTCTGTAGGGGATGTAGACCGCATCAAGAATGTAGCGAACATCATCAGAGAGGATGTCGAGAAAGGGCACCAAGTCGCTGTCGTGGTATCCGCTCGATCGGGTGTGACCAACGAGCTAATCGCTCGGGCCAAGGCCATCAATGAGCAACCAGACGAGCGCGAGATGGATGTTTTGTTGGCTGTTGGCGAGCAAGAGACTATCGCGTTGACTGCCATGGCTCTTCATTCGCTCGGCATTGAGGCGATCTCGATGACGGGAGCTCAGGCCGGTATCAAAACCGACCTCGCCCATACCAGAGCTCGCATCGTCAGCATGAATTGCGAGCGGATCGAAGCCGCTTTGGGCAAGGGCAGCGTCGTGATCGTGGCAGGCTTCCAAGGCGTAAACGATGAGGGAACGACAACGACTTTGGGACGAGGAGGCTCTGACCTTTCGGCCATCGCTCTTGCCAGCGGCCTGAATGCTGACCTTTGCCAAATCTATACCGATGTGGATGGCGTTTACACGGCTGACCCGCGTATCGTTCCCAAGGCTAGCAAGATCCAGGAGATCAGCTATGAAGAAATGCTCGAGATGGCGAGTCTCGGTACCAAGGTGATGCAGGCCCGTTCGGTCGAATTTGCCAACAAGTTCAATGTCGTATTCGAAGTACGATCCAGTTTTGACACCTCAATCCCAGGCACAATCGTGAAACAGGAAGTAAGCTCAATGGAAGATGTCGTCGTACGCGGCGTCGCTCTCGATCGCAACCAAGCCAAAATCATGGTCAGCAACATTCCAGATAAGCCTGGTTCTGCCGCCCAGATTTTCGAAGCACTTGGCAAAGCGAACGTCTGTGTGGACATGATCGTACAGAACATCGGTCGCAACGGCGTAGCGAATCTGACTTTTACCGTGACTCGTGACGATTCGAAGCGCTCGCTCGACGCGGTCGAGAAAGTGCTTAACGAGTTGGGTGGCGGCGAGGTCGCGGTTTTTGGTGAAGTCGTTAAGCTCTCCGTAGTAGGCATCGGTATGCGGAGCCATTCAGGAGTAGCGAGCAAGCTGTTTGCTTCCCTGGCTGACGTTAAGTCGAATATCCAGATTATCAGTACGTCTGAAATCAAGATCTCCGTCGTTATTGACGAAGAGGGCGCTGAAGAAGCGGTTCGCGCCGTTCACACCGCGTTTGGTTTGGATAAAGCGGAGGCTTAA
- a CDS encoding homoserine dehydrogenase, translated as MSDRVISVGLCGFGVVGQGVFNHLQKREKDLGVQLGAKVKVTRIAVRDTSKKRDYDFDESTLTTDPLSIARDPEIDVVCELMGGTGLALDVTMAALEAGKVVVSANKALICDHGEALFAAAKKGNGQLLFEASVAGGIPVIKAIKDGLVINRFSSIYGILNGTCNYMLTRMTKEGASYQDILVQAKKLGYAEADESLDVDGIDTAHKAVVLAYLAYGRWVPYKDILVQGISEVTQADISFAKENGYAIKLLAVIDVAHASGKLYISILPTLVSKKYVLGSVDGVFNAVSIIGDVVGETVYIGPGAGRDATASAVIADIVDGAKSLVQGGSKFVDPAPQGGDLIELAEPEEIQSRYYVRLQVEDKPGVMAEVASLLAKFEVSLASVTQKEVDESADHATLIMTTHMTTEQAILDAVKALEESSNVKGKPFTMPISSFES; from the coding sequence ATGAGTGACCGCGTAATATCAGTGGGACTGTGCGGCTTTGGTGTCGTGGGGCAGGGGGTATTTAACCACCTGCAGAAAAGAGAAAAGGATCTCGGCGTCCAGTTAGGCGCGAAGGTTAAAGTGACTCGTATCGCAGTTCGTGATACGAGCAAGAAGCGCGATTACGATTTCGACGAATCTACTCTGACGACCGACCCGCTCTCGATCGCTCGCGATCCGGAAATCGATGTCGTTTGCGAACTGATGGGTGGCACTGGGCTCGCTCTTGATGTGACCATGGCTGCTCTCGAAGCGGGCAAGGTTGTCGTATCCGCCAATAAGGCTTTGATCTGCGATCATGGTGAAGCTCTTTTCGCAGCTGCGAAAAAAGGAAACGGCCAGTTGCTTTTCGAAGCTAGTGTGGCCGGCGGAATTCCGGTGATCAAAGCGATCAAGGATGGCTTGGTGATCAATCGCTTCAGCAGCATCTACGGGATCCTAAACGGTACCTGCAATTACATGCTCACTCGGATGACGAAAGAGGGAGCATCCTATCAGGACATCCTCGTTCAGGCCAAAAAGTTGGGTTATGCGGAGGCAGACGAATCCCTCGATGTGGATGGTATCGACACGGCTCACAAGGCAGTGGTGCTCGCTTACCTCGCTTACGGCCGCTGGGTTCCGTACAAGGACATACTTGTGCAGGGCATATCAGAGGTCACTCAGGCGGACATTTCCTTCGCCAAGGAGAACGGCTACGCGATCAAGCTACTGGCGGTAATCGATGTGGCTCATGCCTCCGGCAAACTCTACATCTCGATTCTGCCAACGCTTGTATCCAAGAAATATGTACTTGGAAGTGTTGATGGTGTTTTCAACGCAGTGTCTATCATCGGCGATGTAGTTGGAGAAACGGTTTACATTGGCCCAGGGGCCGGTCGGGACGCTACAGCCAGCGCTGTTATCGCTGATATCGTGGACGGAGCTAAATCGCTTGTGCAAGGAGGGTCTAAGTTTGTCGATCCGGCACCGCAAGGAGGTGATTTGATCGAACTCGCGGAACCTGAGGAAATACAATCCCGCTACTACGTCAGGCTGCAAGTGGAGGACAAGCCGGGTGTCATGGCCGAGGTTGCTTCCTTGTTGGCAAAATTCGAAGTGAGTCTAGCGAGTGTTACGCAAAAGGAAGTAGACGAAAGCGCTGACCACGCGACCTTGATCATGACCACTCACATGACAACGGAACAAGCGATTCTCGACGCCGTTAAAGCGTTGGAGGAAAGCTCGAACGTGAAGGGCAAACCATTCACCATGCCCATCAGCAGCTTCGAAAGCTAA
- the plsY gene encoding glycerol-3-phosphate 1-O-acyltransferase PlsY, protein MSIDLIVALSAAGAGYLIGSLPFGYLVAKANGVDIFSVGSKNPGATNVKRCVGKKAGNIVFLLDAIKGFVATGWPILLAGESFHYGLIGLVFAVLGHSFSLFTRFRGGKGVATMLGGVVALMYIAALVGVLVWLAVFYSSRYVSLASICLAISLPITNLVVGSPATLTWVSLALGLLVVVRHKENIVRLLKGEENKFAKK, encoded by the coding sequence ATGTCTATCGACTTAATAGTCGCGCTCAGCGCCGCAGGAGCAGGGTACCTCATTGGTTCCCTGCCTTTTGGCTATTTGGTGGCGAAAGCGAATGGGGTCGATATCTTCAGTGTCGGCAGCAAAAACCCAGGCGCTACCAACGTGAAGCGATGCGTGGGCAAGAAGGCGGGCAACATCGTTTTCTTGCTCGATGCGATCAAGGGATTCGTGGCGACAGGTTGGCCAATCCTTTTGGCAGGCGAGTCTTTCCACTATGGTTTGATCGGACTTGTATTCGCGGTCCTAGGACATTCGTTTTCTCTCTTCACAAGATTCAGAGGAGGCAAGGGAGTTGCGACAATGCTCGGCGGAGTCGTAGCCCTAATGTATATTGCTGCACTGGTAGGCGTCTTGGTGTGGTTGGCGGTTTTTTATTCCAGCCGGTATGTATCGCTCGCATCCATCTGTTTGGCGATCAGCCTGCCGATCACTAATCTAGTCGTTGGTTCTCCAGCGACACTTACCTGGGTCTCTCTCGCACTCGGATTACTTGTGGTGGTGAGGCATAAGGAAAACATCGTTCGCCTTCTGAAGGGCGAAGAAAATAAATTTGCAAAGAAGTAG
- the serA gene encoding phosphoglycerate dehydrogenase: protein MKILVADKISSIGVDFLKQQEGFEVVEAYGTFKEDYSKFLELAKGAAAIIVRSDSKVNREVFEAAAPTLKAVGRAGVGVDNIDAEAATDYGVVVMNTPGGNTIATAELTFTHMLCGARPVAQAAQSMREGRWDRKIYGGSELFKKTLGVCGMGRIGAEVAKRAKAFGMTVLAYDPYLSATKAEAMGVKQVELDKLFRESDYITVHMPLTDATRGMINKDAISTMKDGVRLFNCARGGIIDEDALLEGLESGKVAAAGLDVYTSEPPAEDHPFRSQKNLNLTPHLGASTEEAQESVGLEIAESVTSVLRGGGIRNAINMPSLDEATLKTVGPYLELCSALGSLVHQLALEKVSKVKITYSGKVVDLDANSLTRGILKGFLKDVSSNVNFVNALVIMERLGLPVDVLKSSEETDYVELIKVEAECVNGEKVSAEGTLIGKGNTPRIVAINGREVEVEPHGCMLVIANSDELGIVGKIGNIIGKDGVNIAAMSLSRNEVGGIALNIACLDSEPSAQAIAEIKAIEAIKQAKIVHL, encoded by the coding sequence ATGAAAATCCTAGTAGCAGACAAAATCTCGTCAATTGGAGTCGACTTCCTGAAGCAACAGGAAGGATTTGAAGTCGTAGAAGCCTACGGCACCTTCAAAGAAGACTATTCCAAATTCCTCGAGCTCGCTAAGGGCGCGGCCGCAATCATCGTGCGCAGCGATTCCAAGGTAAATCGGGAAGTATTTGAAGCGGCTGCCCCGACTCTGAAGGCTGTCGGTCGTGCTGGTGTAGGGGTCGACAACATCGATGCCGAAGCGGCTACAGACTACGGAGTGGTCGTGATGAACACTCCGGGCGGCAACACGATTGCCACCGCGGAGCTTACTTTTACTCACATGCTTTGCGGAGCACGTCCCGTGGCTCAAGCGGCCCAGTCGATGCGCGAAGGTCGTTGGGACCGTAAAATCTACGGCGGCAGCGAACTGTTCAAAAAGACGCTTGGCGTTTGCGGTATGGGCCGTATCGGCGCTGAAGTAGCCAAGCGTGCCAAGGCTTTTGGTATGACGGTTTTGGCCTACGATCCTTATTTGTCTGCGACCAAGGCGGAAGCCATGGGCGTTAAGCAAGTCGAGCTCGATAAGCTTTTCCGTGAATCCGACTACATCACCGTTCACATGCCACTCACCGATGCGACTCGCGGCATGATCAACAAGGATGCGATCTCTACAATGAAGGACGGTGTCCGCCTCTTCAATTGCGCTCGCGGCGGAATCATCGACGAAGACGCTCTGCTCGAAGGCCTCGAAAGCGGCAAGGTCGCGGCAGCCGGTTTGGACGTGTATACTAGCGAGCCTCCTGCGGAAGATCACCCATTCCGTTCACAAAAGAATCTTAACCTCACTCCGCACTTGGGCGCTTCCACTGAAGAGGCTCAGGAAAGCGTGGGATTGGAAATCGCAGAAAGCGTGACCAGCGTTTTGCGTGGTGGAGGAATCCGCAACGCGATCAACATGCCGTCTCTCGACGAAGCGACTCTGAAGACGGTTGGCCCTTACCTCGAGCTCTGTTCGGCTCTCGGTTCGCTGGTACACCAACTCGCTCTTGAAAAGGTGTCCAAGGTTAAGATCACTTATTCGGGCAAGGTCGTCGATCTCGACGCCAACTCTTTGACTCGTGGCATTTTGAAGGGCTTCCTGAAGGATGTTAGCAGCAACGTTAACTTCGTTAACGCGCTTGTTATCATGGAGCGTCTCGGTCTGCCGGTTGATGTTCTCAAGTCTTCGGAAGAGACCGACTACGTAGAGCTTATCAAGGTCGAAGCCGAATGCGTAAATGGCGAAAAGGTGTCTGCTGAAGGTACCTTGATCGGCAAGGGCAATACTCCTCGCATCGTGGCAATCAACGGTCGCGAAGTCGAAGTCGAGCCACACGGTTGCATGCTGGTTATCGCCAACAGCGACGAGCTTGGAATCGTGGGCAAGATCGGTAACATCATTGGCAAGGATGGCGTTAACATCGCTGCTATGTCCCTCAGCCGCAACGAAGTCGGCGGTATCGCTTTGAACATCGCTTGCTTGGATAGTGAACCAAGTGCTCAAGCGATCGCTGAGATCAAAGCCATCGAAGCCATCAAGCAGGCGAAAATCGTCCACTTGTAG
- a CDS encoding alpha/beta hydrolase has product MRERERRNGFNTILVLVALCVLFFYLFAQMVTKQLLFVPGPSTYQADDDFIQQVVADDGIVLSVYWQKVPGATKTVFYTHGNGEDIGQTLFILQNYALQGVNVLSFDYRGYGLSEGTPSEKNCYSDARDVIEHAVQEWGVDRNWLILHGRSLGGGVAVQLATEFQPLAVILESTFLSIYQLYLPLSWVPGDKFVNEDKAPEVSAPALVIHGREDRVVPFEQGLELSQALGSHDVKTVWVDGVGHNDLVVKASSEYWAAIRSFLANL; this is encoded by the coding sequence ATGCGCGAACGGGAGAGACGCAACGGGTTTAATACCATTCTGGTGCTCGTCGCCTTGTGCGTGCTCTTCTTTTATCTCTTCGCCCAGATGGTGACGAAGCAGCTTCTCTTCGTGCCTGGACCTTCCACCTATCAGGCTGATGATGATTTCATCCAGCAGGTGGTCGCCGACGACGGAATTGTCCTTTCGGTCTATTGGCAAAAGGTTCCCGGGGCGACCAAGACGGTTTTCTATACGCACGGGAATGGGGAGGATATCGGGCAAACGCTTTTCATTTTGCAGAATTACGCCCTGCAAGGGGTAAATGTTCTGAGTTTCGATTACCGTGGCTATGGACTGTCGGAGGGAACTCCCAGCGAGAAAAATTGCTACTCGGACGCTCGCGATGTTATTGAGCACGCGGTTCAGGAGTGGGGAGTTGACCGAAATTGGCTGATTTTGCATGGAAGATCGCTGGGAGGAGGCGTCGCTGTGCAGCTCGCTACGGAGTTTCAGCCTCTCGCCGTGATCCTGGAGTCCACATTTTTGAGCATTTACCAGCTTTATCTCCCGCTGTCTTGGGTGCCGGGTGACAAGTTCGTCAACGAAGACAAAGCTCCAGAGGTAAGCGCTCCCGCATTAGTGATCCACGGCAGGGAGGATCGAGTGGTTCCCTTCGAGCAGGGGCTCGAGCTTTCGCAGGCTCTTGGCAGCCATGATGTTAAGACCGTTTGGGTAGATGGGGTTGGGCACAACGATCTAGTGGTCAAAGCCAGTTCCGAGTATTGGGCCGCGATTCGTAGCTTTTTGGCTAATCTCTGA
- the hisS gene encoding histidine--tRNA ligase, translated as MATFKTLPGFREFYPEDYAQRKHIFQIWRQVARRFAFQEFDGPVLESLELFTAKSGPEIESQLFCFEDKGGRQVSLRPELTPTLARMVAARANGLKRPIKWFSIGDNFRYERQQKGRLRCFTQLNVDLLGEPGPAAEVELIALLIQSLLGFGLNEEDFYVRLSDRNLWMLYLAALGYEGEAIAGILGVVDKWERMPEDKLIAQLAEVAGDKADQLKASVDAFLKLDSVEGIRDCFAALESDEEGKSQLSERLADWQVLLEGLSAMGLGAFIKIDLSIVRGLAYYTGFVFEAFDKKGEFRALAGGGRYDALVKKMGGPDMPAVGFGMGDVVLGELLKSRGKMPTFVDTVDFFAVIGGDEEKPVALADIALLRQAGYSVEYQLKGQAFGKQFKAATSSGARFALIYGSEELEKGIVKLRNLADRSEQDIPRSQLLEAVRELI; from the coding sequence ATGGCCACATTTAAGACATTGCCCGGTTTTCGTGAATTTTACCCTGAGGATTACGCTCAGCGGAAGCACATCTTCCAGATTTGGAGGCAGGTGGCCCGTCGTTTCGCGTTTCAGGAATTTGATGGCCCGGTACTTGAGTCCTTGGAGCTCTTTACTGCGAAGTCTGGTCCGGAAATTGAGAGCCAGCTTTTTTGCTTCGAAGACAAGGGAGGCCGCCAGGTTTCCCTGCGTCCAGAGTTAACGCCCACCTTGGCCCGTATGGTAGCGGCCCGCGCCAATGGACTGAAGCGACCGATCAAATGGTTCAGCATTGGCGACAATTTTCGCTACGAGCGTCAACAAAAGGGGCGTTTGCGTTGTTTCACTCAGCTCAATGTGGATTTGCTCGGCGAGCCAGGTCCGGCGGCGGAAGTGGAGCTCATCGCTTTGCTGATCCAGAGTTTGCTGGGATTTGGCCTGAACGAAGAGGATTTCTACGTTCGCTTGAGCGACCGAAATCTCTGGATGCTCTACCTCGCGGCCCTCGGTTACGAAGGCGAAGCGATCGCGGGAATTCTCGGTGTGGTGGACAAATGGGAACGCATGCCGGAGGACAAGCTGATCGCCCAGCTGGCGGAAGTCGCCGGTGACAAGGCGGATCAATTAAAAGCTTCGGTGGACGCTTTTCTGAAGCTCGATTCTGTGGAAGGCATTCGCGATTGTTTCGCCGCTTTGGAATCGGATGAGGAAGGCAAGTCCCAGTTGTCCGAGCGTCTTGCGGATTGGCAAGTCCTGCTCGAAGGCCTGTCGGCCATGGGCTTAGGAGCTTTCATCAAGATCGATCTCAGCATCGTTCGTGGGTTGGCGTACTACACCGGTTTCGTCTTCGAGGCTTTCGACAAGAAGGGCGAGTTCCGCGCTTTGGCGGGAGGCGGTCGCTATGACGCCTTGGTCAAGAAAATGGGCGGTCCGGATATGCCAGCCGTTGGATTCGGCATGGGCGACGTGGTTCTGGGCGAGCTGCTCAAGTCTCGCGGCAAGATGCCAACGTTTGTAGATACGGTCGACTTTTTCGCAGTGATCGGTGGCGACGAGGAAAAGCCTGTGGCCCTGGCTGATATCGCTTTGCTGCGGCAGGCGGGGTATTCGGTCGAGTACCAGCTTAAAGGCCAGGCCTTTGGCAAGCAATTCAAGGCCGCGACCTCATCCGGAGCTCGCTTTGCTTTGATCTACGGTTCCGAGGAATTGGAGAAGGGGATCGTGAAGCTTCGCAATCTAGCGGATCGTTCCGAACAGGACATTCCGAGATCTCAACTGCTAGAAGCGGTGCGAGAGCTAATCTAA
- a CDS encoding S8 family serine peptidase — MKKRTIIWITAGGLCLLAYFLDSDSRPKDHPTENDPAFAATGAKALQLAFPHARLGSDSVPPIEKPLPSDAADAQIGQPVFLGAIGHYESIMALTTSENVGPITRFYAADQIGVRPIGGFELSALEERLSQLGYRFSQPFEESPLLSVHLDPAQSKHIVHHRQRLRETLAEIAVVDFYEVFKNFFGNFDASPVVPDDLLYDLQWNLPAIEAPRAWRFQKGSSDVVVGVIDTGADLEHPDLLGGLVDGKNFAYSEILGIPEEVVDDPYGHGTAMASAIAAATNNRLLLAAVTWRCKVMPLKWKHMTFAPYGAEEAAIEYALARGVRILNYSAGGGPDDLLAEAVREAGRQDCLFVTSMGNYGDDFVSWPAVVDEAVAVGASGKDRKRVYYSCYGDHIDLIAPGDLVPALYPTYGKVNQWWTYSGGTSLAAAQVSAAAAMLLSINPDFTRRDLKLFLYAGCDDMLGDENDTLGWDKYHGWGHLNLYNSVVLATLPTKIEEISGGRGILRWKVPISRRSEVGYQIEMSYDLETWYVVEDPEIRFEEEDAYWEFRGSDSANGPEKSFFRIRPTFSKELLEAASM, encoded by the coding sequence GTGAAAAAACGGACAATTATTTGGATAACCGCCGGCGGGCTCTGTCTTCTTGCCTACTTCCTTGATTCGGATTCCAGACCGAAGGATCATCCCACAGAAAACGATCCGGCCTTTGCCGCCACCGGGGCAAAGGCCTTGCAGCTGGCCTTCCCGCACGCGCGTCTCGGCTCCGACAGCGTCCCGCCCATCGAGAAGCCCCTGCCGTCGGACGCAGCCGACGCTCAGATTGGACAGCCCGTATTTCTCGGAGCCATCGGCCATTACGAATCGATCATGGCGCTCACGACTTCCGAGAACGTGGGGCCGATCACGCGATTCTACGCCGCCGACCAGATAGGGGTGCGCCCCATTGGAGGTTTCGAGCTGTCTGCCTTGGAGGAGCGGCTTTCGCAGCTCGGCTACCGGTTCAGCCAACCCTTCGAGGAGTCGCCGCTTCTGAGCGTTCATCTCGATCCGGCACAATCCAAGCACATCGTCCACCATCGGCAGCGGCTCCGTGAAACGCTCGCCGAAATCGCAGTCGTCGATTTCTACGAAGTGTTCAAGAACTTCTTCGGCAACTTCGACGCGTCTCCCGTCGTCCCAGACGACCTGCTGTACGATCTTCAATGGAACCTTCCCGCTATAGAAGCACCACGAGCCTGGCGCTTCCAAAAGGGTAGCTCGGATGTGGTGGTGGGAGTGATCGACACGGGAGCGGATTTGGAACATCCCGACTTGCTCGGCGGACTTGTCGATGGGAAAAACTTCGCCTACAGCGAGATTCTTGGCATACCGGAGGAAGTCGTCGACGATCCATATGGACACGGAACTGCAATGGCCAGCGCCATCGCGGCGGCTACCAACAACCGCTTGCTGCTCGCAGCCGTTACGTGGCGCTGCAAGGTGATGCCCCTCAAATGGAAACATATGACCTTCGCCCCTTATGGGGCAGAAGAGGCCGCCATAGAATATGCTTTAGCACGAGGGGTTAGGATTCTCAATTATTCTGCTGGTGGTGGACCAGACGATCTCCTCGCAGAAGCGGTTCGCGAGGCCGGCCGGCAGGATTGCCTCTTCGTGACGTCGATGGGCAACTATGGAGACGACTTCGTGTCGTGGCCCGCAGTAGTAGACGAGGCGGTGGCGGTGGGTGCTTCCGGCAAGGACCGCAAGCGGGTCTACTATAGCTGCTACGGAGACCATATCGACCTCATCGCTCCCGGCGACCTCGTGCCCGCCCTGTACCCTACTTACGGCAAGGTTAACCAGTGGTGGACTTACTCGGGAGGCACCTCGCTCGCCGCCGCTCAGGTGTCCGCTGCGGCCGCCATGTTGCTTTCCATCAATCCCGACTTCACCCGCCGCGACCTCAAACTTTTCCTCTACGCAGGTTGCGACGACATGCTTGGCGACGAGAACGACACTCTTGGCTGGGACAAGTACCATGGCTGGGGGCACCTCAACCTCTACAACTCCGTGGTGCTCGCCACTCTTCCTACGAAAATAGAAGAAATATCTGGTGGCCGCGGTATACTCCGCTGGAAGGTCCCCATCAGCCGCCGCTCAGAAGTCGGTTATCAGATAGAAATGAGCTATGACTTAGAAACCTGGTATGTGGTAGAGGATCCCGAAATTCGCTTCGAGGAGGAGGACGCCTACTGGGAATTCCGGGGGAGCGACTCCGCCAACGGACCCGAGAAGAGCTTCTTCCGCATCCGGCCCACCTTTTCCAAGGAACTGCTGGAAGCCGCCTCGATGTGA
- a CDS encoding HU family DNA-binding protein, which translates to MSNNLTKRDIVLRIFEKTKDIPQSKIQDTVQMTLDIILDALAEGRNVELRNFGVFEVQKRKARVGRNPNRPETDVVIPTRAVVKFKAGKVLKAKIKDIDLEGLD; encoded by the coding sequence ATGTCCAACAACCTTACAAAACGCGATATTGTCCTACGAATTTTTGAAAAGACGAAGGATATCCCTCAGAGCAAGATTCAGGATACGGTCCAGATGACTCTGGACATCATTCTGGATGCGTTGGCCGAAGGTCGAAACGTAGAGTTGCGCAACTTCGGCGTTTTCGAAGTTCAGAAGCGCAAGGCCCGTGTAGGTCGCAACCCGAACCGCCCGGAGACAGACGTAGTCATTCCGACTCGCGCTGTCGTCAAGTTCAAGGCGGGCAAGGTGCTCAAGGCGAAGATCAAGGATATCGACCTCGAAGGTCTCGATTGA